A genome region from Ligilactobacillus cholophilus includes the following:
- a CDS encoding M1 family metallopeptidase, whose translation MSQKEHLYDLYRPSHYNIYLDINREKKVFSGKVSIEGEALDSNIGINEKYMNITSVSVNGKDAAFIYDKDNEAIRIEVDQLGSATLEIEFNAKLTDTMMGIYPSYYEVDGIKKQIIGTQFESTAARQAFPCVDEPEAKATFDMAIKFDEKPGETILANMPERECVEGVHYFETTKKMSSYLIAFAFGEMVSKKTTTSDGIKIGVFASPAHQEDELDFALDIAKNAIEFYEKYYDTKYPLPHSWQLGLPDFSAGAMENWGLITYREAFLTLDPNNAALSIKQHNATDITHELAHQWFGDLVTMKWWDDLWLNESFANMMEYVSSDAIHPEWHMWEVFQEKEVPMALNRDAIDGVQPVHVEVEDPADIDAIFVGAIVYAKGSRMLVMVRSLIGDDALRKGLKNYFEAHKYGNAVGEDLWKALGDASGIDVSAVMKSWLNQPGYPVVTAKIVDGNLQLSQKQFFIGEGKDMGRKWQIPLNSNYETIPELMKDTTLDLGNYQELKQKNNNKPFILNVDNNSHFIVKYDETLLNDILEHLDELDAISQRELLQDMHLLAKGREISYSALIPLMGHFKDNQSYIVNDALFEIADDLKKFVTPDSQDEKNLRALFNQLSESKFAKLGIKATSKDDNDAILGRPTIVKAALYGKNEKAIEAAHKLFTEYQDNIINIPASVRAAVMMSEVTNYGNEKLYEKLLNEYRQTSDGIYQRDLSVALTATTDKQFIQKLLQEFKNADTIKPQDLREWYLGLLQNDDGQQAAWDWMRDNWNWMNETVGGDMEFHTYITVTANTFDTEKRYKEFKAFFEPKLNTPGLTREIEMDVKVIKGKVDLINAEKQAVNKGISEAL comes from the coding sequence CTTGAAATTGAATTTAATGCCAAATTAACTGATACTATGATGGGAATTTACCCTTCCTATTATGAGGTTGATGGTATTAAAAAACAAATTATTGGTACTCAATTTGAAAGTACTGCTGCTCGTCAAGCTTTTCCATGTGTTGATGAACCAGAAGCTAAAGCAACTTTTGACATGGCAATTAAATTTGATGAAAAGCCAGGTGAAACTATTTTAGCTAACATGCCTGAACGAGAATGTGTAGAGGGTGTTCATTATTTTGAAACAACTAAAAAGATGTCATCCTATTTAATTGCATTTGCCTTTGGTGAGATGGTAAGTAAAAAAACAACAACATCAGATGGCATTAAAATTGGCGTTTTTGCTTCTCCTGCACATCAAGAAGATGAACTTGACTTTGCGTTAGATATTGCTAAAAACGCTATCGAATTTTATGAAAAATATTATGATACTAAATATCCTTTGCCTCATTCATGGCAATTAGGATTACCAGACTTTTCAGCAGGAGCAATGGAAAATTGGGGCTTAATTACATATCGGGAAGCATTCCTAACATTGGATCCTAATAATGCAGCTTTGAGTATTAAACAACATAATGCTACTGATATTACTCATGAATTAGCTCATCAATGGTTTGGTGATCTAGTAACAATGAAGTGGTGGGATGATTTATGGTTAAATGAAAGTTTTGCTAACATGATGGAATATGTATCAAGTGATGCAATTCATCCTGAATGGCATATGTGGGAAGTATTTCAAGAAAAAGAAGTACCAATGGCATTAAATCGTGATGCAATTGATGGAGTTCAACCTGTACACGTTGAAGTAGAAGATCCCGCTGATATTGATGCAATTTTTGTTGGAGCAATTGTTTATGCTAAGGGTTCAAGAATGCTTGTAATGGTACGTTCTTTAATTGGCGATGATGCATTACGCAAAGGTTTAAAGAACTACTTTGAAGCTCATAAATATGGCAATGCTGTTGGTGAAGATTTATGGAAGGCATTAGGCGATGCTTCAGGAATTGACGTTAGTGCAGTAATGAAATCATGGTTGAATCAACCTGGGTATCCCGTTGTAACTGCTAAGATTGTAGATGGAAACTTACAATTATCACAGAAACAGTTCTTTATTGGTGAAGGTAAAGATATGGGACGAAAATGGCAAATTCCTTTGAATAGTAATTATGAAACTATTCCTGAATTAATGAAGGATACAACCTTAGATCTTGGAAATTATCAAGAATTAAAACAAAAGAACAATAATAAGCCATTTATTCTTAATGTAGATAATAATTCTCACTTTATTGTAAAATATGATGAAACATTACTTAATGATATTTTAGAGCATCTTGATGAACTGGATGCAATTAGTCAACGTGAATTATTACAAGATATGCATTTACTTGCTAAGGGACGTGAGATATCATATTCAGCATTAATTCCATTAATGGGTCACTTTAAGGACAATCAATCATATATTGTTAATGATGCTTTATTTGAAATTGCTGATGATTTAAAGAAATTTGTTACACCTGATTCTCAAGATGAGAAAAATTTACGTGCTTTATTTAATCAATTAAGTGAAAGTAAATTTGCTAAGTTGGGAATAAAAGCTACATCAAAAGATGATAATGATGCAATTTTAGGTCGTCCAACAATTGTTAAGGCAGCATTATATGGTAAAAATGAAAAAGCAATTGAAGCAGCACATAAATTATTTACTGAATATCAAGATAATATTATAAATATTCCAGCAAGTGTGCGTGCTGCGGTAATGATGAGTGAAGTTACTAATTATGGAAACGAAAAACTATATGAAAAACTTTTGAATGAGTATCGCCAAACAAGTGATGGGATATACCAACGTGATCTTAGTGTTGCTTTAACTGCAACCACAGATAAACAATTTATCCAAAAATTATTGCAAGAATTCAAGAATGCAGATACTATCAAACCACAAGATTTACGAGAATGGTATTTAGGCTTATTGCAAAATGATGATGGGCAACAAGCTGCTTGGGATTGGATGCGAGATAATTGGAATTGGATGAATGAAACGGTTGGTGGTGATATGGAATTCCATACATATATCACTGTCACAGCTAATACATTTGATACTGAAAAACGGTATAAAGAATTTAAAGCATTCTTTGAGCCAAAATTAAATACTCCTGGACTAACACGTGAAATTGAAATGGATGTAAAGGTAATCAAGGGTAAAGTTGATTTAATTAATGCTGAAAAGCAGGCAGTTAATAAGGGAATTAGCGAAGCATTATAA